TCAAGCGATCGGCGTAGATTTTTCTAAAGAGCTTTTAGCGATCGCAGCGGACAAAGCACGGAACTATTTGCCCAAAATTCAAAAAAGTTTGACATGGCAAGAGGGCAATGTATTGAGCTTGCCTTTTGGCGACAATAGCTTTGATGGGGCGACTTTAGCCTATGGGTTACGCAATGTGAACAATATTCCTCAGTGTCTATCCGAGCTACGTCGAGTTTTAAAAAATGGCGCAAAGGCGGCAATTTTAGATTTTCATCGTCCTAGCGATCTCCTGATGCAAGCTTTTCAAAATTTTTATCTAGATCGCATAGTCGTCCCCCTAGCTGATCGCTTTGCCATGACTGCCGAGTATGCCTATATTGCGCCAAGTTTAGCAAGATTTCCGATTGGTGCAGAACAGGTCAAACTCGCCAAAGCCGCAGGTTTTTCTAGTGCCACCCATTATGCGATCGCCAATGGCATGATGGGAATATTAGTTTTACAAAAGTAGCATCGGGACTCTAGATTTCCATGGTACAAACAATCAGCAATCCCATCACCTTAGCTGAGTTTCTCCAACAACCAGAGACGAAACCCGCCAGTGAATATATTAACGGTCAGATTTTACAAAAGCCAATGCCCCAAGGAAAGCACAGCATTTTGCAAGGTGAACTTGTCCCCCAAATTAATGGCATCTTAAGAACAAAGCAAATTGCATGGGCTTTTCCTGAATTGCGTTGTACCTTCGGTGGACGCTCAACTGTACCAGATATCGCAGTTTTTACATGGGAGCGCATTCCCAGTGATGAAAATGGCGAAGTCGCAAATAACTTTGCGATCGCTCCAGATTGGACAATCGAAATTTTATCGCCCGATCAAAGTCAAACTAGAGTTACCAAAAATATCCTGCATTGTTTAAAATACGGGACGCAAATGGGCTGGCTAATTTTTCCCCATGAAAGAACGGTGTTTATATATCGTCCAAA
The sequence above is drawn from the Pseudanabaena yagii GIHE-NHR1 genome and encodes:
- the ubiE gene encoding bifunctional demethylmenaquinone methyltransferase/2-methoxy-6-polyprenyl-1,4-benzoquinol methylase UbiE, with translation MSQPSETDVQQIFDRIAPVYDRFNDLLSLGQHRIWKKMALRWCEPKQGETWLDLCCGSGDMTALLAQKVAPTGQAIGVDFSKELLAIAADKARNYLPKIQKSLTWQEGNVLSLPFGDNSFDGATLAYGLRNVNNIPQCLSELRRVLKNGAKAAILDFHRPSDLLMQAFQNFYLDRIVVPLADRFAMTAEYAYIAPSLARFPIGAEQVKLAKAAGFSSATHYAIANGMMGILVLQK
- a CDS encoding Uma2 family endonuclease, giving the protein MVQTISNPITLAEFLQQPETKPASEYINGQILQKPMPQGKHSILQGELVPQINGILRTKQIAWAFPELRCTFGGRSTVPDIAVFTWERIPSDENGEVANNFAIAPDWTIEILSPDQSQTRVTKNILHCLKYGTQMGWLIFPHERTVFIYRPKQEIEVFDEPDSVIPVPLFASEIRLTVRDLFYWLLK